One region of Flavobacterium sp. KACC 22763 genomic DNA includes:
- a CDS encoding CoA transferase subunit A has translation MITKKVNSVQDAIEGIQNGMTIMFGGFGLCGIPENTIAALVNTSISDLTCISNNAGVDDFGLGLLLQKKQIKKMISSYVGENAEFERQMLSGELEVELTPQGTLAERCRAAQAGIPAFFTPAGYGTEVAEGKEAREFNGKMHIMEEAFKADFAIVKAWKGDEAGNLIFKGTARNFNACMAGAGKITIAEVEELVPVGTLDPNQIHIPGIMVQRIFQGEKFEKRIEQRTVRARN, from the coding sequence ATGATAACAAAAAAAGTAAATAGCGTTCAGGATGCTATTGAAGGAATTCAAAACGGCATGACCATCATGTTTGGCGGTTTCGGATTATGTGGTATTCCTGAAAATACAATTGCAGCGTTGGTAAATACATCAATTTCAGATTTAACCTGTATTTCAAATAATGCGGGAGTCGATGATTTTGGTTTAGGATTGTTGTTGCAGAAAAAACAGATCAAAAAAATGATTTCTTCGTATGTGGGAGAAAATGCGGAATTCGAGCGTCAGATGCTTTCGGGAGAATTAGAAGTTGAATTGACACCGCAAGGAACTCTTGCAGAACGCTGTCGTGCAGCTCAAGCAGGAATACCTGCATTCTTTACTCCAGCAGGTTATGGAACTGAAGTGGCAGAAGGAAAAGAAGCACGTGAATTCAACGGAAAAATGCACATTATGGAAGAAGCTTTCAAAGCCGATTTTGCAATCGTAAAAGCTTGGAAAGGAGACGAAGCTGGAAATCTAATTTTTAAAGGAACAGCCAGAAATTTCAATGCTTGTATGGCTGGAGCTGGGAAAATTACAATTGCAGAAGTAGAAGAATTGGTTCCAGTTGGGACTTTAGATCCAAATCAGATTCATATTCCGGGAATCATGGTACAGCGTATCTTTCAAGGAGAAAAATTTGAGAAACGAATTGAACAACGAACTGTAAGAGCTAGAAATTAG
- a CDS encoding PSP1 domain-containing protein produces the protein MACTSCSTSDGGAPKGCKNNGTCGTDSCNKLTVFDWLSNMSPSNGEAIFDCVEVRFKNGRKEFFRNSEKLTLSIGDIVATVASPGHDIGIVTLTGELVKIQMKKKGVNYESNDVPKIYRKASQKDIDIWSVARDREEPMKVRARELAIQHKLEMKISDIEFQGDGSKATFYYTANDRVDFRMLIKDFAKEFSTRVEMKQVGFRQEAARLGGVGSCGRELCCSTWLTDFRSVNTSAARYQQLSLNPQKLAGQCGKLKCCLNYELDTYMDALKDFPDYDTKLITEKGDAVCQKQDIFKGLMWFAYTNNFANWHVLKIDQVKEIIAENKLKNKVSSLEDFAVEVVAEPEKDFNNAMGQESLTRFDQPKRKKKPNRKRKQNAEAAGVVAPVKPQQEKNTNTAKPAGNNNPNNAGNANNGNPGTKPNNSNKPNHKKKHNSNKNNPNKQNSNENKPAEPRKPITNTKNENKK, from the coding sequence ATGGCATGTACAAGTTGTTCAACCTCAGACGGTGGCGCACCAAAAGGTTGTAAAAATAATGGGACTTGCGGCACCGATAGCTGCAATAAATTGACGGTTTTTGACTGGCTTTCTAATATGAGTCCGTCTAATGGAGAGGCGATTTTTGATTGTGTTGAGGTTCGTTTTAAGAACGGACGCAAGGAATTTTTTAGAAATTCAGAGAAATTAACTTTAAGTATTGGCGATATTGTAGCAACTGTTGCTTCGCCAGGACATGATATTGGAATTGTGACTCTTACAGGAGAATTGGTAAAGATTCAAATGAAGAAAAAAGGAGTCAATTACGAAAGTAATGACGTTCCAAAAATTTACAGAAAAGCATCTCAAAAAGATATCGATATCTGGTCTGTTGCCCGTGATCGTGAAGAACCAATGAAAGTTCGCGCACGTGAATTGGCAATTCAGCATAAGCTGGAAATGAAAATTTCGGATATCGAATTTCAAGGAGACGGATCTAAAGCAACTTTTTACTACACAGCAAATGATCGTGTCGATTTTAGAATGCTTATTAAAGATTTTGCTAAAGAATTTAGCACTAGAGTAGAAATGAAACAAGTTGGTTTCCGTCAGGAAGCAGCTCGTTTGGGTGGAGTTGGTTCTTGCGGACGTGAACTTTGCTGTTCGACTTGGTTAACAGATTTTAGAAGTGTAAATACTTCCGCAGCTCGTTACCAGCAGTTGTCATTGAATCCACAGAAATTAGCGGGGCAATGCGGAAAATTAAAATGCTGTCTAAACTATGAGTTAGACACTTACATGGATGCATTAAAGGATTTTCCTGATTACGATACAAAATTGATCACGGAAAAAGGAGATGCAGTTTGCCAAAAACAAGATATTTTTAAAGGATTAATGTGGTTTGCTTACACCAATAATTTCGCAAACTGGCACGTTTTAAAAATTGATCAGGTAAAAGAAATTATTGCCGAAAACAAGCTGAAAAACAAAGTTTCTTCTTTAGAAGATTTTGCTGTTGAGGTAGTTGCAGAACCAGAAAAAGATTTCAATAATGCAATGGGACAAGAGAGTTTAACTCGTTTTGACCAGCCAAAAAGAAAGAAAAAACCAAACCGTAAACGCAAACAAAATGCAGAAGCGGCTGGTGTTGTAGCTCCTGTAAAACCACAGCAAGAGAAAAACACTAATACAGCAAAACCAGCAGGGAATAATAATCCAAACAACGCTGGAAATGCGAATAATGGTAATCCTGGGACTAAACCAAACAATTCAAATAAGCCAAATCATAAGAAAAAGCATAATTCGAATAAAAACAATCCGAATAAGCAAAATTCAAATGAAAATAAACCTGCTGAACCTAGAAAACCAATAACGAATACTAAAAATGAGAATAAAAAATAG
- a CDS encoding ankyrin repeat domain-containing protein has translation MQTQNQIENFLFQGKFDEARECLNNGEKFNEQYLKNNFSQITAKIIDAKEIDFIEKLIKAGFIETDIYELDSFDQSIFKPLTLYLKDDEESITFFKELMSKMDNLNDEISDKTLLGYFLEKGISPKIVKVLVDDFGANTQYKNNAGENFIYAVLNTYGLDPAKVKEYITILLNNGVDINEKNIVGTTPLMCAVKRTRKELLPFLLENGADSSETDNQNNTAFYYAVAEQHSYDMYDALATFSSPDFNIVNKDGRTLFTNFISSVSGSPNDISFLERLLSDGADVNFYAQYYGQPKSGIDFIVEKKSDILKSVLENVSLDVNEQDNQGNTILHKVCAYNVNYDAEMAKETYRKVKLLLDQGADISITNDKDETALMLASGDNLKIKTVELLMKQ, from the coding sequence ATGCAAACACAAAACCAGATTGAAAATTTCCTTTTTCAGGGAAAATTTGACGAGGCCAGAGAATGTCTAAATAACGGAGAAAAATTTAATGAACAATATCTAAAAAACAATTTTTCTCAGATTACTGCCAAAATTATTGATGCTAAAGAAATTGATTTCATTGAAAAATTAATAAAAGCAGGTTTTATTGAAACCGACATTTACGAATTAGACAGTTTTGACCAATCCATTTTTAAGCCACTAACTTTATATTTAAAAGATGACGAAGAATCAATTACTTTTTTCAAAGAATTGATGTCGAAAATGGATAACCTTAACGACGAAATCAGTGATAAAACTCTTCTTGGTTATTTTCTTGAAAAAGGCATTTCACCAAAAATAGTTAAAGTTTTGGTTGATGATTTTGGAGCTAACACACAGTATAAGAACAATGCAGGAGAAAATTTCATTTATGCCGTCTTGAATACATATGGCCTAGATCCTGCAAAAGTGAAAGAATATATCACGATTCTTCTGAACAATGGTGTTGACATTAACGAGAAAAATATTGTTGGCACTACGCCTTTGATGTGTGCCGTTAAAAGAACTCGAAAAGAGCTTTTACCATTTTTACTCGAAAACGGTGCCGATTCTAGCGAAACTGACAATCAGAACAATACTGCTTTTTATTACGCTGTGGCAGAGCAACACTCGTATGATATGTACGATGCTCTAGCAACTTTTTCTTCCCCTGATTTTAATATTGTGAATAAAGACGGACGAACTCTGTTTACTAATTTCATCAGTTCTGTTTCTGGCTCCCCAAATGATATTTCATTCTTAGAAAGATTATTGTCTGATGGCGCTGACGTGAATTTCTATGCGCAATATTACGGACAGCCGAAATCAGGAATTGATTTTATTGTTGAAAAGAAATCAGACATCTTGAAATCGGTTTTAGAGAATGTTTCTTTAGATGTGAACGAACAAGACAATCAAGGAAATACTATTTTGCATAAAGTCTGCGCTTATAATGTGAACTACGACGCAGAAATGGCAAAAGAAACCTATAGAAAAGTAAAATTACTTTTGGATCAAGGCGCCGACATTTCGATTACAAACGACAAAGACGAAACGGCTTTGATGCTTGCCTCTGGAGACAACCTGAAAATTAAAACGGTTGAACTTTTAATGAAACAATAA
- a CDS encoding penicillin-binding protein 1A: MAAKKNNPSNKTKDINYYKKKFWRVFAYSLLGVLAFFLFASWGLFGSMPSFEDLENPDSNLATEIISSDGVVLGKYFKTNRSQLKYSDLPKNLVEALVATEDARFYEHSGIDGRGTLRAVFSLGTNGGASTLTQQLAKQLFHGEGSKFLPFRIVQKIKEWIIAIRLERQYTKNEILAMYCNVYDFGNYSVGVSSAAQTYFSKDPKDLTVDESAILVGMFKNSGLYNPVRNPEGVKNRRNVVLSQMAKAKMISEAEKERLQALPITLKFKLESHREGIATYFREYLRDYMKKWVAENKKPDGSDYDIYKDGLKIYTTIDSRMQTYAEEAVAAHMQNLQQQFYIDQKNNKNAPFVNITQAETDRIMMQAMKNSVRWAQMKEMDKSEDDIIASFKVKTKMRVFTWKGERDTVMTPLDSIRYYKHFLQSGLMSMEPQTGAIKAWVGGINYKYFQYDHVGQGARQVGSTFKPFVYATAIEELNMSPCDSILDGPFMIHKGRHHVTEDWEPRNSNHTYRGMVTLKQALAGSINTVSAKLIDRTGPEAVVELTKKLGVKTEIPVQPSIALGAVDITVEDMVAAYSTFANQGVYVKPQFLSRIENKSGEVIYEPIPESHDVLNKDIAFAVIKLLQGVTESGSGVRLRTQGGGSGDNRWTGYPYMFTNPIAGKTGTTQNQSDGWFMGMVPNLVTGVWVGCEDRSARFKSLTYGQGATAALPVWGYYMKKCYADKDLQISKSEFERPANLSIKVDCYQRPAVVKDTTQTEQNTDEFEL; encoded by the coding sequence ATGGCTGCTAAAAAAAACAATCCATCAAATAAAACTAAGGATATTAATTATTACAAGAAGAAATTCTGGAGGGTATTTGCTTACTCTTTATTAGGAGTTTTAGCTTTCTTCTTATTTGCTTCATGGGGTTTATTTGGCTCTATGCCTTCGTTTGAAGATTTAGAAAATCCAGATTCAAACCTTGCGACAGAGATTATTTCTTCTGACGGAGTAGTATTAGGTAAATATTTCAAAACCAATAGATCTCAGCTTAAATATTCAGATTTACCAAAAAATCTGGTTGAAGCGCTTGTTGCAACTGAAGATGCACGTTTCTATGAACATTCAGGAATTGATGGACGCGGAACTTTAAGAGCCGTTTTTAGTTTAGGAACAAACGGAGGTGCAAGTACATTGACGCAACAGCTTGCAAAACAGTTGTTTCATGGTGAAGGATCTAAATTTCTTCCTTTTAGGATTGTACAAAAAATTAAAGAATGGATTATTGCCATTCGTCTGGAAAGACAATATACCAAGAATGAAATCCTAGCAATGTACTGTAATGTCTATGACTTCGGAAATTATTCTGTCGGAGTAAGTTCTGCGGCGCAAACTTATTTTTCTAAAGATCCAAAAGATTTGACAGTTGACGAATCTGCTATTTTGGTTGGAATGTTCAAAAACTCAGGTTTATACAATCCCGTTAGAAATCCAGAGGGAGTAAAGAACCGCCGTAATGTGGTTTTATCTCAAATGGCAAAAGCAAAAATGATTTCGGAAGCTGAAAAAGAAAGACTTCAAGCTTTGCCAATTACTTTGAAATTTAAGCTAGAAAGCCACCGTGAAGGTATAGCGACTTATTTTAGAGAATATCTTCGTGATTACATGAAGAAATGGGTAGCAGAAAACAAAAAACCAGACGGATCTGACTACGATATTTACAAAGACGGTCTTAAAATCTATACTACGATAGATTCTAGAATGCAAACTTATGCTGAAGAAGCGGTTGCAGCACACATGCAAAATCTTCAGCAACAGTTTTATATTGATCAAAAAAACAATAAAAATGCTCCTTTTGTAAACATTACACAAGCTGAGACAGATAGAATCATGATGCAGGCGATGAAGAATTCTGTTCGCTGGGCTCAGATGAAAGAAATGGATAAAAGCGAAGATGATATTATTGCTTCATTTAAAGTAAAAACAAAGATGCGTGTCTTTACTTGGAAAGGAGAAAGAGATACAGTAATGACGCCGTTAGATTCTATTCGTTACTACAAGCACTTTTTACAATCTGGTTTAATGTCGATGGAGCCTCAAACGGGTGCAATTAAAGCTTGGGTTGGAGGAATCAACTATAAATATTTCCAATACGATCACGTAGGACAAGGAGCAAGACAGGTTGGTTCTACTTTCAAGCCTTTCGTTTATGCAACAGCAATCGAAGAATTGAATATGTCTCCTTGTGATTCTATTTTGGACGGACCGTTTATGATTCATAAAGGGCGTCACCACGTAACAGAAGATTGGGAGCCAAGAAACTCAAACCATACTTACCGTGGTATGGTAACTTTAAAACAAGCTTTGGCTGGTTCTATTAATACTGTTTCTGCTAAATTAATTGATAGAACAGGTCCAGAAGCTGTTGTAGAATTGACGAAGAAATTAGGAGTAAAAACAGAAATTCCAGTACAGCCTTCAATTGCCTTAGGCGCGGTTGATATTACGGTTGAAGATATGGTTGCGGCGTATAGCACATTTGCAAACCAAGGAGTTTATGTAAAGCCACAGTTTTTAAGCAGAATTGAGAATAAAAGCGGTGAGGTTATTTATGAGCCGATTCCTGAGTCTCACGACGTTTTAAATAAAGATATTGCTTTTGCAGTAATCAAATTGCTTCAAGGGGTAACAGAAAGTGGTTCTGGTGTGCGTTTACGTACGCAAGGCGGTGGAAGCGGAGATAACCGTTGGACAGGATATCCATACATGTTTACAAACCCAATTGCTGGTAAAACAGGAACAACACAAAACCAGTCTGATGGTTGGTTTATGGGAATGGTTCCGAATTTAGTAACGGGAGTTTGGGTTGGATGCGAGGATCGTTCAGCGCGTTTCAAAAGCTTGACTTACGGACAAGGAGCTACAGCAGCTTTACCAGTTTGGGGTTATTATATGAAAAAGTGCTACGCCGATAAAGATCTTCAGATTTCAAAATCTGAATTTGAGCGTCCAGCAAACCTTTCTATTAAAGTAGATTGCTATCAAAGACCAGCCGTCGTAAAAGACACTACGCAAACTGAACAAAATACTGACGAGTTTGAATTGTAA
- the bla gene encoding class A beta-lactamase, subclass A2: protein MTKFSIVLFSFLSFQVFSQGTNELRNQLHQIISNKSATLGLSMKGIEDKDTLSINGNLKMPMMSVFKFHIALAVLHKVDEGKLNLTQEIFIKKKDLKEDTWSPMKVDYPEGNVNLTLDKILRYTVSHSDNNGCDILINLVGGTKYIQKFINEQGIKDFVIKMNEDQMKTWKNLYVNTTTPIATTELLEKFFKGEILKQETTKYLYQIMFETSRGLTWMKAGLPENTELAHRTGISGTNDANLRVAMNDIGIVKLPNGKHFILSVYLKDITEKRGDTEKIIADLTKAVWDYFIR from the coding sequence ATGACTAAATTTAGCATAGTTCTTTTTTCGTTCTTATCGTTTCAAGTTTTTTCTCAAGGTACAAATGAACTTCGAAATCAATTACATCAAATTATTTCGAATAAAAGTGCAACTTTAGGTCTTTCTATGAAAGGTATTGAAGATAAGGATACTTTGAGCATCAATGGAAATTTAAAAATGCCAATGATGAGTGTGTTTAAATTTCATATTGCTTTGGCAGTTTTGCATAAAGTCGATGAAGGAAAACTTAATCTTACTCAGGAAATCTTTATAAAAAAGAAAGATTTAAAAGAAGATACGTGGAGTCCGATGAAAGTAGATTATCCAGAGGGAAATGTAAATTTGACTTTAGATAAAATACTTCGCTACACGGTTTCGCATAGTGACAATAACGGATGCGACATTTTGATCAATTTAGTCGGAGGTACAAAGTACATTCAAAAGTTTATAAATGAGCAAGGTATCAAGGATTTCGTTATTAAGATGAACGAAGACCAAATGAAGACGTGGAAAAATCTTTATGTCAATACCACAACTCCGATAGCAACAACAGAATTGCTTGAAAAGTTTTTTAAAGGCGAAATTTTAAAACAAGAAACGACAAAGTATTTGTATCAAATAATGTTTGAAACTTCAAGAGGTCTTACTTGGATGAAAGCTGGACTTCCTGAAAACACCGAATTAGCACATAGAACTGGAATTTCGGGCACTAATGATGCGAATCTGAGAGTAGCAATGAATGACATTGGAATTGTAAAGCTTCCAAACGGAAAACATTTCATTCTGTCGGTTTACTTGAAAGATATTACAGAGAAAAGAGGGGATACAGAAAAAATAATAGCGGACCTAACAAAAGCAGTTTGGGATTATTTTATTAGATAA
- a CDS encoding gliding motility lipoprotein GldH, translating to MRIKNSGILLLAAILLFSCDKKRVFDEYKSVGSAWHKDSIISFDLPVLDSTKKYNAFVNIRDNNNYPFNNLFLIVALETPSGFTKVDTLEYQMAAPDGTLLGNGFSDIKESKLFYKEDVKFTGKYKVHIKQAVRQSGKIPGVEALQGITDVGFRIEQKD from the coding sequence ATGAGAATAAAAAATAGCGGAATTCTTCTCTTGGCAGCAATACTTCTTTTTTCTTGTGATAAAAAAAGAGTATTTGATGAGTATAAATCTGTTGGAAGTGCGTGGCATAAAGACAGTATTATAAGCTTTGATCTACCGGTTTTAGATTCTACAAAAAAATACAATGCCTTTGTAAACATACGAGACAACAACAATTATCCGTTTAATAATTTGTTTTTGATTGTAGCTTTAGAAACCCCAAGCGGTTTCACAAAAGTAGATACGTTAGAATATCAAATGGCAGCGCCAGACGGGACTTTATTAGGAAACGGATTTTCGGATATAAAAGAAAGTAAGCTCTTTTACAAAGAAGATGTAAAATTTACAGGAAAATATAAAGTTCATATCAAACAAGCTGTTAGACAATCAGGTAAAATTCCTGGTGTTGAAGCTTTACAAGGAATTACAGACGTTGGTTTTAGAATAGAACAAAAAGATTAG
- a CDS encoding ankyrin repeat domain-containing protein, with the protein MAKKKKTLPKNFNELIEKKDIEALKTVFETCELDARGGYGKTTALSFWGIPDELIHWLVQNGADLEAVDTYNRTALHQNAIMRTGKVSTLLELGANIHARDNYGDTPLHFAAGSGFNTDAVKKLIEYGAEISALNNYKQTPLERALIRANNIDLPNLAEISKILLKSNGEITQTMKDAVIRKGEDFEFHRENFNKDYLEETDNALNELYEMFHVPPVKRRILHNGVSPISVTGTTWEKQFEELWELLIPSKGSSKTIQGEVVRIAGKVRDEIYRNGGGNWNIDFKKMLDAFFIHLSSNNSLSTKELAKADLVIKDVRKNGDGEIDELNFLCELATKWVLANTTPILLSEPNYKR; encoded by the coding sequence ATGGCAAAGAAAAAGAAAACACTTCCCAAAAATTTTAACGAATTAATTGAAAAAAAAGACATTGAAGCGTTAAAAACAGTATTTGAAACTTGTGAATTGGATGCAAGAGGCGGCTACGGAAAAACAACAGCATTAAGCTTTTGGGGTATTCCTGATGAGCTTATACATTGGCTAGTGCAAAATGGTGCAGATTTAGAAGCTGTTGATACTTATAACCGTACTGCATTACATCAAAACGCGATTATGCGCACTGGTAAGGTTTCAACTTTATTAGAACTCGGTGCAAATATACATGCAAGGGACAATTATGGAGATACTCCTTTACATTTTGCTGCTGGAAGCGGTTTTAATACAGATGCAGTTAAAAAACTTATTGAATATGGAGCAGAGATCAGTGCGTTGAATAACTACAAACAAACTCCATTAGAAAGGGCTTTGATTAGAGCAAACAACATTGATCTTCCAAATTTGGCCGAAATATCTAAAATACTTTTAAAATCTAACGGCGAAATAACTCAAACCATGAAAGATGCTGTCATTCGAAAAGGAGAGGATTTTGAATTTCATAGAGAAAATTTCAACAAAGATTATTTAGAAGAGACAGACAATGCATTAAACGAACTTTATGAAATGTTTCATGTTCCGCCTGTAAAAAGACGCATTCTACATAACGGTGTGTCTCCCATTTCTGTAACTGGCACAACTTGGGAGAAACAATTCGAAGAACTATGGGAACTCTTAATACCGTCAAAGGGCAGTTCAAAAACCATACAAGGCGAAGTCGTGCGCATTGCAGGAAAAGTGCGAGATGAAATATATAGAAATGGCGGTGGAAATTGGAATATCGATTTTAAAAAAATGTTAGATGCCTTTTTTATCCATTTGTCTTCAAATAATTCACTGTCTACTAAAGAACTTGCAAAAGCAGATTTAGTTATAAAAGATGTTCGAAAAAATGGAGATGGAGAAATCGACGAACTTAATTTTCTATGTGAACTCGCAACTAAATGGGTTCTTGCAAATACGACGCCCATTTTGCTAAGCGAACCAAATTATAAAAGATAA
- a CDS encoding ankyrin repeat domain-containing protein, producing the protein MSMSFIVACENGNRKIAELLLQNKEVDVKYTDEKGRTAIHYAAHRGYLDIVKILHEEGADINYEDHQGETPLYFACLQKQKQTALYLLENGAEITKNDKYGNSLLHLVVQTAQIEIATKLLQAGVDVNLLNNNGETPLLLASAKLNREIIQLLLDNGADINVTDKQGNTPLIYACYTKSIPMVTLLLDNGADINHTNHSGENALLIACYETNRMLAKLLIERGSDVFTSSNNGYSPIWYACANNQKEIVALFLENGVDVNYSKPMAEDTSSMNDYLDWIVSATNISNESSFTLNSSYNYGGESLLHVATKKGNLSMVKLLIEAGANINIQDESGNTPLHYSAANGKKDVVKYLLDNKADASIVNVKEQKAIDYSNVKGFNEITELILKYAPSGTVVNPINTPQQPEAPKAEVSNSMEAKKKALLDLKELLDAGILTSEEFDAEKSKILKG; encoded by the coding sequence ATGTCAATGTCATTTATAGTTGCCTGCGAAAACGGGAATCGAAAAATAGCCGAATTGCTGCTTCAAAATAAAGAAGTAGATGTAAAATATACCGATGAAAAAGGAAGAACTGCAATTCATTACGCCGCGCATCGCGGTTATCTCGATATTGTAAAAATTCTACACGAAGAAGGTGCCGATATTAACTACGAAGATCATCAGGGAGAAACGCCTTTGTACTTTGCCTGCCTTCAAAAACAAAAACAAACTGCATTATATCTTTTAGAAAATGGAGCAGAAATTACCAAAAACGACAAATACGGAAATAGCCTGTTGCATTTAGTAGTTCAGACGGCTCAAATTGAAATTGCAACAAAGTTGCTTCAAGCTGGAGTCGATGTTAATTTACTGAATAACAATGGAGAAACTCCGCTATTATTGGCTTCTGCAAAACTAAATAGAGAAATCATACAACTGCTTTTAGATAATGGCGCCGATATTAATGTAACCGATAAACAGGGAAATACACCGCTTATTTATGCTTGTTATACCAAATCGATTCCGATGGTGACTTTGCTTTTAGATAACGGTGCCGATATAAACCATACGAATCATTCGGGTGAAAATGCACTTTTAATTGCTTGCTATGAAACCAATAGAATGTTAGCTAAATTATTGATTGAAAGAGGCTCAGATGTATTTACTTCAAGCAATAATGGATATTCTCCGATTTGGTACGCTTGCGCGAATAATCAGAAGGAGATTGTGGCCTTATTTTTAGAAAACGGAGTTGATGTGAATTATAGCAAACCAATGGCTGAGGACACTTCTTCAATGAATGATTATTTGGATTGGATTGTAAGCGCCACAAATATTTCGAACGAATCGAGCTTTACCTTAAACAGTTCATACAACTATGGCGGAGAAAGCCTATTACATGTGGCAACCAAAAAGGGAAATTTAAGCATGGTTAAACTGCTGATTGAAGCTGGGGCGAACATCAACATTCAAGACGAATCTGGAAACACGCCTTTGCACTACAGCGCCGCAAATGGAAAAAAGGATGTTGTAAAGTATCTATTGGACAACAAAGCCGATGCTTCAATCGTAAACGTAAAAGAACAAAAAGCGATAGATTATTCGAATGTAAAAGGTTTTAATGAAATTACGGAACTTATTCTGAAATATGCTCCATCAGGAACTGTTGTAAATCCAATAAATACTCCACAACAACCCGAAGCACCAAAAGCCGAAGTTTCAAATTCGATGGAAGCAAAGAAAAAAGCATTATTAGATTTAAAGGAACTTCTAGATGCTGGAATCTTAACTTCGGAGGAATTTGATGCTGAGAAAAGTAAAATTTTAAAAGGATAA